The DNA window GTATCAAATGGGAAAATCCATTACGAATAAAGAGCAACAAGTTTCTTATATGAAACAGCGCTTAAGCATGTTTTTAGAAGTATTAGATGCTATCGAACCTGAAAACACAGAACTCGAAGACATTGATCGGTTAATCGCGATGGTTGATGATTTGGATGATAAAATGAAACAATTCCAGTCACGTCCTTCTGAAGATCGATAAGTAGTAAATCCGTTGCCTTTTGGCAGCGGATTTTTTTGTCTTTTACTGTAGTGATAGCTGCTCTATTGCTTAGAAGTAATGTGATAGACTACACAGTAATAGAGTTTTAGTTTTTCCTTTCTGCACCTCCGTCCTTCAGAATTTTTAATTCGACAAATCGATTTAGAAAGGCAGGTATCGCTCATGCTATTTTTAAAAACTCATATCGAATTGATTGCCTCGTTGTTTTCAGGATTTTTAATTGTCATCGCGTTTATACTAGATCTGCAACAGTATTCCACTTATTCAGTCACTACCTTTTTACTAGCTTTTGTAATTGGTGGTTATGCCAAAGCCAAATATGGCATATTGAAAACTTTAGAAGATAGACAATTAAATGTTGAAATCTTAATGATTTTAGCAGCAGTTGGCTCTTCTATCATTGGCTATTGGGCAGAAGGCGCCATCCTAATTTTTATCTTTTCTTTAAGTGGCGCGCTAGAAACGTACACAATGAACAAAAGTCGGAAAGAAATTACCTCGTTAATGGAAATACAGCCCGAATCAGCCTGGCGCGTTCAAAATGGACAAACACTGCGTGTCCCTTTAGGTGACTTGGACATTGGTGATTATATCGTCGTAAAGCCTGGTGAGCGAATACCAGTTGATGGGGTTTTACATACTGGCCAAAGTGCTGTAGACGAATCAGCCATCAGCGGTGAAGCTCTTCCTGTCTCGAAGTATGAAGAAGATGAACTATTTGCAGGGACAGTCAATTTGTCAGGTGCCATCACGATAGAAATGACGAAGCCCAGTTCTGAAACTTTGTTTCAAAAAATAATTGATTTGGTTCAGTCGGCACAAAGTGAAAAGTCCCCTTCTCAGCAATTTATCGAACGCTTTGAAGGTCGTTATGTAAAAGCCGTTCTTGTAGGTTTTGTCATCATGCTATTTGCGCCACATTACGTTTTCGGTTGGGATTGGAACACAACACTTTATCGCGCTATGGTCTTACTTGTAGTAGCTTCTCCTTGTGCACTTGTCGCTTCTATTATGCCAGCCACGCTTGCGGCCATTTCTAACGGCGCAAAAACAGGAATTATCTTCAAAGGTGGCATGCATTTAGAAAACCTGAGCTTGGTTCGTGCTATCGCTTTTGATAAAACGGGCACATTAACACGCGGTCAACCTGAAGTTACAGACTTTGTTATTCGCAAAGGCGCAGATCCTCAACTGACAATGGCAAGAATTGCAGGAATTGAGACACAATCGAATCATCCTTTAGCAAAAGCTATTAGTGATTTTGTTGTTTCTAAAGGAATTGTTCCATTGCCTAACTTATTAATTGAAGATATTCCAGGTAACGGCTTAAAAGCAATGATTGAACAAGAAGAATTTCTCGTCGGTAAGCCGAAATTTGTTGGCGAACAGCTAGCAGAAGTTTTTGAAAATGGGCTATTGGCGAAACTAGCCAATCAAGGAAAAACGGTGACCTTCGTTCGAGACCGCGAAGGAATTCTTGCCGCTATGGCGTTAAAAGATACAGTTCGTACTATTACCAAGGCAACGATTAATGAGTTGGAAAAACTAGGGGTTTACTGCATTATGCTAACAGGTGATAACCACAAAACAGCAGCGGTGATTGCCAAAGAAACTGGAGTCACTGACTATGTCGCAGAATGCATGCCTGCTGATAAAGTAGAAGAAATAAAAAAGTTGTTAAAAAAGTATAAATACGTTGCGATGACAGGTGATGGCATAAATGACGCACCTGCTTTAGCAACGGCAACAACTGGCATTGCGATGGGTGCTGGAACCGATATTGCACTGGAAACCGCTGATGTTATTTTGATGAAAAACGATTTATCGCGCATAGTCTACGCAATCAAGCTTTCACGCAAAATGCAGCGGATCGTCAAACAAAATATTTTCTTTTCTGTTTCAGTCATTATTTTATTGATCATCTCAAATTTTTTTCAGACGATTACTTTGCCCATTGGCGTCATCGGACATGAAGGCAGTACCATTTTAGTTATTTTAAATGGGTTGCGTATGTTGAATCGCAGCATATAAAAAGAAGGCATTCTGAATGAGTGACAATTCAGGATGCCTTCTTTTTGAAATGTCGCCGTTCTTTCATGACAGCGTTAATCTGCCCACCAATTATTAATACCATAGCCGAAATATAAAGCCAAAGCATTAAGATAATCACGCCTCCGATGCTACCGTAAGTTGCTGAAAAATTACCGAAATTGCTGATATAAATTGAAAACAGATAGGAAATCACCAACCAACCGATTGCGGCAAATGCAGCGCCTCCTAAGACGCTTAAAATATTCATTTTTACGTTTGGAGCTAGCCAGTAAATGATGGCACAAGCAACAAATGTAATAATCGTTGGGATGGTAAAACGGATTGAGCTCCAAAGCGCAAGAAACCCTTCTTCCAATCCTAGAAACGAAAAAATCAACAAGCCAAGCTGTTCACCGAAAACGGGCAATGCTAAAGCAATAATCAAAATAAAAATTAGCAAAATGGTCATCAAAATAGACATACCACGCGCGATGAGAAGCGGACGATTTTCTGTTACTTTATAAGACGTATTCAACGACTTGATTAACGAATCCATCCCTAAACTTGCTGACCAAATCGTCGCTAAAATCCCAAAGGATAACAATCCAGTGTTTTGACTTGTCAAAATCTCTTGTAATGTGCTTTCAATCAGCACATAAACCTCTCCAGGTACCACTTCTTGCATATAACTAAAAATTTGCTCTTCCGACAAAGATAAATACGGTAAAAGGGTTACTAAGAAGATCAGTAGAGGGAAAATGGACAATAGGAAAAAAAACGCCAACTGTGCTCCTAGTCCTGGCACGTCGACGTCTTTAATCCGTTGCAATAATTCTTTTAAAAACCCGCTAGTCGTTGTTACATCAAACCTATTTAAACGGGCGCGTTCTTTACTATTAGTTGGTTGTTGCCCTGCAGGTTTCATCGGGACAAACAGCCTATAATCGATTTTGGGAATTTGAACTCCCATTAGCTTGATTTTTTGTGTGGCCGGCATCGTTTGATGATGATCCAGAAGTGCTATCGTTGTCTCCTAAAGAAGTGCTTGGTGATGGATTGTCTTCTTTGACGGCTGATATTACATCATCTTTTGTTTCAACAACAGCAGCTTTTGTATCCATAAATACCTCTTTTGTTTCGAGTGCCATTTCTTTTACTTGTGGTGTCATTTCTTTCAATTCATTTACTTTACTGCCAACGTAAGAAGCATCTTCAGAAATACGAGAATATAGGTTTTGTGCTCTTTCAGCTTGATGCTGGAAAGCCTGTACCAATTCATCTCTATTTGATGCATAGTATTTTGCGCTATTGCTTGCTTTTTTCGATTTTTGAACAACATCGTTTCTAGTATTACTGTCGAGTAATGAAACAATAATTCCTACTGCTGCCCCTACTAATAAACCTGTCATTAACTTGTTTTGACTCATCCTAAATTCCTCCTAAGATAAAAATAATTTTTCACATCTGTTTAGAATTTTCCCTAATCTTAAAAATTTTAAACGCTAATCTAAAAGTTATTTTTAAAAAATAGCTTGACTATCTTTAAAAAATTTCGGAATATTATGTTTACGGGAGGTTTTACAGATAAAAAGGAGAGATAGAAGGGGGAGAGATTATGTCACAAGTTGAAGAGTTATTGGGCACAATTAGCGGTTACATATGGGGACCGCCTTTATTGATTTTATTAGTAGGTACTGGAATTTTCTTAACTGTCCGTCTCGGTGTTCTACAGCTTCGTCTATTGCCCTATGCCTTGAAACTAGTTTTCACTAAAAATACGGATAAAAGCTCTGAAGGGGATATCAGTCACTTTCAGGCACTCTCCACTGCCATGGCTGCTACAGTCGGTACCGGTAATATTGTTGGTGTCGCAACAGCGGTTATTCTCGGCGGACCAGGTGCTATTTTCTGGATGTGGTTCTCAGCATTCTTCGGGATGGCCACGAAATACGGTGAAGCGGTTCTCGCAGTCAAATACCGTGTAGTGGATGCTAAAGGTCAAATGGCTGGCGGACCTATGTATTACTTGGAGCATGGATTAAAACAGAAATGGCTAGCTGTTTTATTTGCTATCTTCGGTGCCCTTGCTGCTTTTGGTATTGGTAATGGCACACAGTCAAACTCAGTTGCTTCGGTTGTTCGTGATACGTTCAGCGTGCCCACATGGATTACAGGCATTATTTTAACCATTTTTACGGCGTTGGTTCTGCTCGGTGGAATTAAGAGCATTGGACGCGTTACTTCATTCTTTGTTCCTTTCATGGCATTGTTTTACATAATCGCAGGAATTATTATTATGATTTTGAACATGGAATTGATTCCAGGAGCTTTTGCTACAATTTTCAGTGCTGCCTTTACAGGTGAAGCAGCAGTTGGTGGTGCTATTGGTGCCGCTATCCGCTACGGTGTGGCACGCGGCGTCTTCTCCAACGAAGCAGGACTTGGTTCCGCTCCGATTGCAGCAGCTGCTGCCATAACAGATCTTCCGGGACGTCAGGCATTGGTGTCTATGACACAAGTGCTTTTCGATACAATCATCATTTGTTCGATTACAGGTGTCACCATTGTCATGTCGGGTCTTTATAAAGACGAGTCACTGGAAGGCGCTGCTTTAACAACTGCTGCTTTTGAACAATTTTTAGGAAGTGCCGGTCCACTTGTAGTGGCGATTGGCTTAATTTTCTTTGCATCCTCTACGATTATTGGATGGTCTTATTACGGAGAGAAATGTTTCCAGTATTTATTCAAAAACCCAGCATTGTTAGTCGTTTATCGCATTGCTTTCGTAGCGATGGTTTTCGTCGGTGCAACCGTTTCACTTGATGTTGTTTGGACGTTCTCTGACGTGATGAATGGTTTGATGGCGTTCCCGAACTTAATTGGTCTTCTTGGTTTGTCTGGTGTTATTGTCTTCGAGACAAAACGCATCGTTGCCAAAATCAAAGAAGAAAAAGAAGCAGAACGCTCTGGCAATTGACATTGCATTTGAATAATGAAATGATAAAGTATACCCATCCGAAAGGCAGGAACTTATCATGGACTTATCAACACCTTCTCCAGAGAATGTTAGCTTTATGATTGAAGAAATAAAAGCAAAATTACGCATGGTTAATGTAGATGCAATGAAAGCTGAGCATTTTAATGCATCTCAATATGAAGACTTGCATGAGCTTTACGAAGTTGTCGCAAATCGCGATAAATTTAGTACGAGCGAAATGCAGGCCATTGCTACTGAGCTTGGTTCTTTACGTAAATAAGATAGTTAAAATCCCCTGAAGGAGACTCCTTTAGGGGATTTTTGATTTGATGCTGTTAATGTGCCTGTCGGAGCAAAACGGTCGTTTCAGCTTTTCTTTTTGGCTAGCTTCAACGACCTGCTCCTCGGGTCATAAGCCATCCCGACTATGCGCCTGTAAACATGTCGCTTCGCCGGTCTGTCTTATGCCTGTCGGAGCAAAACGGTCGTTTCAGCTTTTCTTTTTGGCTAGCTTCAACGACCTGCTCCTCGGGTCATAAGCCATCCCGACTATGCGCCTGTAAACATGTCGCTTCGCCGGTCTGTCTTATGCCTGTCGGAGCAAAACGGTCGTTTCAGCTTTTCTTTTTGGCTAGCTTCAACGACCTGCTCCTCGGGTCATAAGCCATCCCGACTATGCGCCTGTAAACATGCCGCTTCGCCGGTCTGTCTTATGCCTGTCGGTGCAAAACGGTCGTTTCAGCTTTTCTTTTTGGCTAGCTTCAACGACCTGCTCCTCGGGTCATAAGCCATCCCGACTATGCGCCTGTAAACATGTCGCTTCGCCGGTCTGTCTTATGCCTGTCGGAGCAAAACGGTCGTTTCAGCTTTTCTTTTCATAATGTACGACATACCAGCCGCCTTCTTTTATGACAGTTTGGATGCTGAGTAGTTCGAGTCCTGCTTGTTCTCCCCATTCAGCTAGTTCTTCGCGTTCAGGCAACCGGTATAGGTTGTCGAATGATGAGAAAAAGCTATTAAAGACATTGGCAAAAGGTGGACTGTCACTACCTCCGGCAATAGGTGTAATGATGGATAACATGCCTTCTTCTCTAACCCAGCTAGCCAATTCGTTGAAAAGTTCTTGACGTTTTTCAAGGTCGATATAGTGAATGACGTTGTTCATCATGACCATGTCTTGTGGGTTGTCAGGTTTGTATTTCCAAAGATCTGCTTGTTCGATTGTAATGTTTTTGTTTTTTTCCGTTAGTTTCTTCGCAACTTCTATTACTGAAGGGCTGATTTCAATGCCTGTGAAATGTGTATTGGGGAAGCGTTCAGCTAACTTTTTGATGTAGCCACCTTCGCCGCAGCCAATATCTAATACTGAATCCGCATGTGTTTCTTTTAAGCGTCTAGCTATTTTAGGTAAGGCCAATACTTCTAACAAACGACTTGTTTCTGCTACTGTCGACGCATGTTTTTCTTCATCGTAATGAAGACGCTCTTGGTTACGCATCATGTCTGGATAACTTAAAAGTGTTGGAATGTGCAATTCCATCATTTCTTTCAGTAGCACACCTGAAGAATTATTGCCCTTTGGTTTTGGCAATTTCCAGGCATTCCACGTTTTGTAGCGATTTCTTTCCATCTCTTTTAAATGACCGATAGAAACCCCAATACTCACCCACTGCGTTAAAAGATCTTCATCAAGTTGCAACGCATCTGACACGTCAAATTTTGTCATGGGTCGATCAAACGCTTTAAACAAATCTAGCTCATAGCCAACATATGCGTGCCAGCTATACAAAAAAGGTTCGTTCCGTTTCATATACATCCTTGCCTTAAACATCTTCATTACATCAATCATGTGAGTCCCTCCGTTTTCCATGGATAATCTTCTTCCGGTGTATAATACCTTAATTCTTTCGTATCTTTAGCTAAGTCTTTTATACGGACTGGCATAATGCCTCCTTGAATAAATCGGTCTCGAACGTTTTCTTTCCACATGCCTAGTCCTGAAACATTCAGCATTTGTTTAAAATGAAGAATTGGATCTTCTTCCATTCGTTCAAATGTTCGCTGACGTAAGTAACTCACCGGTTTAAATGGAAACGAATAAGCCAGTGCGGCTAAATGACTTAGCTGGATAACATGGTCCGCCCGTTTATAGCGAACCTTTTCATACCATTTTAAATTAGTAAGATCGGTTTGTTGCCGTTCAAACATATCTGCCGTTAGTTCGCCGAGAACATCGGCATCTTGAATTGCCATGTTCATGCCTTCTCCTGCCATTGGATGAACCGCATGACTGGCATCTCCAATAATAGCCTTATTGTCTTTTACATATGAATCAGCATGATACATTACAGGAATCATTAATTGTATTTTTTTCCAATCAAGCAATTGCTGTACATAGCCGTCTACTACAGGTGCTAAGTCTGTATAGAGTTTATGAAAATGACTAATTGGTTTTTCTTTTAATGCTTTGTAATCTCCAGGGGGTATTAAATAAACACTGCGAACCTGATCGTCCGGCAGTGGAAAAAGGCCCAAAAAGCGATTGTATGTAGAAATAATTTTACCATCTGTAAAATCTTCTGCACGTGGAAACGTCACTGTTAGAAAGTGGTGGTTGTAAGTAGTTTGTTTGACCTCAACTTCCATCGCTTTACGCGTAACCGATGAACGCCCTTCTGCTCCGAAGAAAAACTGTGCTTCTACTTCAAATTTTTCTGTCCCTTTTTGAAGCAAAGCTGTTCCCTCTCCATAGCCTTTACAAGCCACACCCTTTAAATAGTGGAAATTATCAAACGCACAAGCGGCTTTTAAAATGACGGACTTTAATTCTTCATGATGCATCATATAAGCTGCATTGTACTTACCCGGCAGCACACTATAATCCATGAACGATTGATCTTTTACTTGCAAGGAACTTGAAAGTTCCAGCATATCTAAAACTTTTATTTCATTTGAGCGATTGCATATTTGTTCGTACAGTCCAAGACTATCGAATATTTGCATACTTTTTGGCTGTAGCAGTTCTCCCTTATAAGTAGGTGCCTTAACAGCCATCCGTTCAGCGAGAACTACATTGACACCACGTTGCACCAATTTCAAAGCAAGCGTCAATCCTCCAATGCCCCCACCGCCAATGAATACATCTGCTTTCATCCGCATCATCCCCTTGTGGCTCTTTACCCTAAATTCAATGGAATGAAAACCCATTAAATGCTTCAACTAAAAAAAGAAGCCCACGAATGGACTTCTCTACACAAGCTATTTTTAAAGTTTATTGTAAGCTACAGCAAGTTCTGCTCCAACTTTTGCATTATGCTTCACTAATTCGATATTAGCGACCAAGCTTTTTCCTTCAGTCAATTCTTTCACTTTACCTAGAAGGAAAGGAGTTACTTCTTTACCAGAAATGCCGTTGTCATTTGCTTCAGCCATTGCCTGTGCAATGATGCCGTTAATGAATGACTCTTCTAGAGCATGTTCTGCTGGAATTGGGTTGGCAATAACTGCTCCGCCTTTGATTCCTAAATCCCATTTCGCTTTTAAGACTTGTGCAAGTTCTGCTGCATCGTCACTGCGGAACGTTAAGTCAAATCCGCTTGAACGCGTGTAAAATGCCGGCATTACATTTGTCTGATAGCCGATAACTGGAACGCCTTTTGTTTCAAGGTACTCCATTGTTAAGCCGATATCCAAAATCGATTTTGCACCTGCACACACAACAGCTACTCCCGTATTGGATAACTCTTCAAGATCAGCTGAAACATCCATCGTCGTCTCAGCGCCTCTATGCACCCCGCCTATGCCGCCTGTTGCGAAAACACGAATGCCCGCAAGTTCTGCACAAATCATCGTCGCAGCCACCGTTGTAGCACCGATTTTTTTTGTAGCGATTAATTGGCCGATATCTCTTCTTGAAACTTTAGCAACACCAGGTGTATTGCCGAGCAATTCAAGCTCTTCTTCGGATAAACCAATTTTAATCTTGCCATCCATAATGGCAATGGTTGCTGGAACTGCTCCATTGTCACGGATAATTTGCTCGACCATACGAGCCGTTTCGACATTCTGTGGATAAGGCATACCGTGTGAGATAATCGTCGATTCAAGTGCTACGATCGGTTTTTTGCCCTCTAGTGCCTGCTGTACTTCAGTTGAATAAGATATCATGTTTGTCATTGTAATTCCTCCAGTTCTTTTTGTAGTTGTACTGCCGTCAATTCGTGCCGTACTGTGTCGTTACTTGCTAGCGTTTTTGCTGCATTCATCATACCTGTACGGATAATTGTTTCGAATTCTTGATCCTCCATGACACTGTGGACAATGGCACTTGAAAATGCATCGCCAGCCCCTGTTACATCGGTAACTTGATCGACTTGCATAGAAGGATAATAACGAATGCCGGTAGAATTCCCAGCCATTGCTCCTTCTTTTCCTGCTGTAATAACTACAGCTTCCGCTCCTCGATTTACTAATTGTTGAACTGCTTGTTGCCAGTCATCTAGTGAATCGATGGACACTTGCAAATATTTACTTGCTTCGTCACGGTTTAAGATTAGCCAACTGATTCCAGTCAAATCTTCACTTAACCGATCCATTTTTGGAGCAGATACGGGAATGACCGCCAGCGGGATTTTATTGGCAGAAGCTAACTGTCTTACATATTCAACAGTTTCCAGAGGACAATTTAAATCGATGACGAGAAAAGCAGCTGATAATAGCGTACTGTCATTTTTAGAAATATACTCCGGTGTCAGAAAATCGTAAATTTTCATATCAGCCATCGCCAACAGCATTTCACCATCGGGTTCTAAAATGGCTGTGTATGTTCCCGTCGAAAATCCTTCGACAGCTTTGGTTAGTTCAGTCGACATAAATGAGTTTGACGCTGACTCGATTAACTTCCATTCTGAATCATTGCCTACAATGGACAAGAGTTTAACAGAATGACCGAGTCTTCCTAGATTCTCGGCTACATTTCTTGCCACTCCACCAACACTACCGGATACTGATGCAGGATTTGACGTTCCCATCTGCGCTCGATGTTGAATCAGAAATTTTCTGTCGACATTGGCACCACCGATGCAGATCACCGTTTTTTCTTCTGGCAACACATAAGCACGTCCTAAAATCTTTCCTTGTTTCATTAAGTTCGAAATAAAGTTGGCAAGCGACGGTCTAGACATATTCAAGTGTTCTGCCATCTCCTGCTGTGACAAATAAGGGTTTCGCCGGATCAATTCCAACACTTCTACTTCTTTTTGATTCATCGTAACACCTCCAACTTAAACATTTGTTTAAATCATAAACTTTTATAACTAAAATAGCAAGTAAAAATAGTAATTCGAATATCGTTATAAATTGTTGCAGGTAGTAACTGAAAATTGCTACTATAGATAGGATGAGAGGAGAGATTTATTTGACATCATTTAATGAAAAGTTATCTCGCTATGCTGAACTGGCTATAAAAGTGGGAGTAAATATCCAACCTGGTCAACAACTTTATATTGCTGCAACCATTGATTCGGCACCATTCGTTCGTTTACTTACAGAAAAAGCATATCAAACAGGGGCTAAACAAGTCTATATTGATTGGGCTGACGATACCGTTACACGGCTGCGCTTTGAATTAGCGCCAGAAGAGGCGTTTACTGAATTTCCTGCCTGGAAAGTACAAGAGCGTGAACAATTAGCAGAGCAAGGTGCTGCATTTATTAGCATCGTGTCACAGAGCCCGGATCTATTGACGGGAATTGATGCGACACGTATTGCAGCTTCACAAAAAGCTACAGGTCAAGCATTGAGTAAATATCGGCAGTATGTCCAATCAGACAAAATTAGTTGGACAGTTCTTGCAGCACCTTCCCAAAAATGGGCAGCTAAAGTATTTCCAGACGCACCAGCAAATCAGCAAGTTGACATGCTATGGGATGCCATTTTCAAAGCTGTACGTGTAGACTTAGATCAACCAATTGAAGCATGGGCTGAGCATGATCGCTTATTGCATACCAAAGTCGATTATTTGAACGACAAAAAATATGCGAAACTTCATTACACATCACCGAAAACAGATTTGGAAGTTGCTCTTCCAGCAGGACATCTTTGGTGTGGTGCAGGTTCAGTTAACGAAAAAGGCGATACGTTCATGGCAAATATGCCAACTGAAGAAGTATTCACCGTTCCTCATAAAACGGGTGTAAACGGCTATGTTTCGAGCACAAAACCACTGAGCTATGGCGGCAATATTATTGATGACTTTAAAGTAACGTTTAAAGATGGGAAAATCATCGACGTGACTGCAGCACAAGGAGAAGAAGTCTTGAAACAATTAGTTGCTACTGATGAAGGTTCACACTTCCTTGGTGAAGTGGCGCTGGTTCCTCATCAGTCACCGATTTCTGATTCGAATATTCTTTTCTATAACACATTGTTTGATGAAAATGCTTCAAACCATTTCGCTATCGGAAGTGCTTATGCATTCTGCCTTGAAGGTGGGAAAACCATGTCACCAGAAGATTTGTTGAAAAACGGCTTGAATCAAAGCATCACACATGTTGATTTTATGGTTGGGTCTTCTGAAATGAATATTGATGGGATCTTGGAAGATGGTTCCCGTGAGCCGATTTTCCGCAACGGCAATTGGGCATTTTAAGTATCGATAATTCGACACTTATTTTTTGCTTCGATATCGGGTATACTTAATATTGATAATTACAGTTTAGAGAGGAGTTATCATTATGTTTTACGATCTTACCGTAGTACTTGGCTTTATGGCCGTAATCTTCATGTTTTTCTTTACGCTTCTTCACTTTCTTGGGAAAGAGCTCCACACGCACGACGCAGAACATGTAGATCCTATTCCTGAAAAAAAATACTAAGCGATAAAAGCCGGTTTCTTCATTGAAGCCGGTTTTTATGTTTGTTACTATATCTCTTGTTCTATACGAGCAGAAGGTTTTAATAAAATACCTGTTACCAGATCATTAAGTAGTCTAGCCACTCAGTCTACTCTGTATGAAAACAACTGTATTTTTCCCTTCCGCTACGTTTTAGGTTCCTTCGACACTTTCACTTAGTCTTCTATAATGGTAAAATCTGTACTAGTTAGCGTCTTTATTTATAGGAGGAATTCACGTATGTTTTCTGCAACAGCTATTGGGATTGATTTAGGAACTGCAAATATATTAGTGTATACAAAAGAAAAAGGCATCATCATAAATGAACCTTCTGTAGTCGCATTGGATGCGAAAACTCGGAACATCTTAGCGGTTGGTAATGAGGCGAAAGCCATGCTTGGCAAAGCTCCTGACTCTATTGATGTGATTCGCCCTTTAAAAGACGGCGTTATCGCAGATTTTGATGTAACAAGAGAACTTT is part of the Planococcus kocurii genome and encodes:
- a CDS encoding carbohydrate kinase → MNQKEVEVLELIRRNPYLSQQEMAEHLNMSRPSLANFISNLMKQGKILGRAYVLPEEKTVICIGGANVDRKFLIQHRAQMGTSNPASVSGSVGGVARNVAENLGRLGHSVKLLSIVGNDSEWKLIESASNSFMSTELTKAVEGFSTGTYTAILEPDGEMLLAMADMKIYDFLTPEYISKNDSTLLSAAFLVIDLNCPLETVEYVRQLASANKIPLAVIPVSAPKMDRLSEDLTGISWLILNRDEASKYLQVSIDSLDDWQQAVQQLVNRGAEAVVITAGKEGAMAGNSTGIRYYPSMQVDQVTDVTGAGDAFSSAIVHSVMEDQEFETIIRTGMMNAAKTLASNDTVRHELTAVQLQKELEELQ
- a CDS encoding aminopeptidase; amino-acid sequence: MTSFNEKLSRYAELAIKVGVNIQPGQQLYIAATIDSAPFVRLLTEKAYQTGAKQVYIDWADDTVTRLRFELAPEEAFTEFPAWKVQEREQLAEQGAAFISIVSQSPDLLTGIDATRIAASQKATGQALSKYRQYVQSDKISWTVLAAPSQKWAAKVFPDAPANQQVDMLWDAIFKAVRVDLDQPIEAWAEHDRLLHTKVDYLNDKKYAKLHYTSPKTDLEVALPAGHLWCGAGSVNEKGDTFMANMPTEEVFTVPHKTGVNGYVSSTKPLSYGGNIIDDFKVTFKDGKIIDVTAAQGEEVLKQLVATDEGSHFLGEVALVPHQSPISDSNILFYNTLFDENASNHFAIGSAYAFCLEGGKTMSPEDLLKNGLNQSITHVDFMVGSSEMNIDGILEDGSREPIFRNGNWAF